One region of Bombus affinis isolate iyBomAffi1 chromosome 3, iyBomAffi1.2, whole genome shotgun sequence genomic DNA includes:
- the LOC126914584 gene encoding dynactin subunit 4 isoform X1 yields the protein MSYLNQPDYVRYVCNCGSLKPISKIYFCRHCSKIRCGYCVCQEVDSHYCPNCMENLPSSEVRLKKNKCSNCFKCPCCFQTLSTRAGHAPLRVIPVEGEDSKDIKTTPKKVYYLSCSLCRWTSRDAGIPDQSVATGGWPEQENPHMNRINTLIDYHKILASIEKQQSEKKKFRPKHPYMQIAMFRITSAMVRKRIGHPTKPATESTDQPPPAVASIEVEELPTDIFTKPVEVTKITTLEQRLQQPDVQTENVNELRPQHRQLLVRRSQRCRVCEHNLCKPDFCSHSAKFKIQLAAFYHVPEVRIVTCEPLRPGKSSELLLKFCNPTQHQTQVVLLSLDTPMTPILTVVDEKEEVKQDNTQQVKGQGSESPNLLPSIVRQVPVAEETKPIKITANADLVLPHSPLILPRRDDAAEYDDTGDTHNFQDDPKFVIWRKGNKAVIKLHVTPHENIQESDGQPIIIGFVMQYRYVNTITTLEHKAPQKLDLKVKLYLTVGNIVGSA from the exons ATGTCGTATTTAAATCAACCCGATTATGTGCGTTACGTATGTAACTGTGGCTCTCTAAAACCGATTTCAAAGATTTACTTTTGTAGACATTGCTCGAAGATTCGTTGCGGATATTGTGTCTGTCAAgag GTTGATTCACATTATTGTCCCAATTGTATGGAAAATTTGCCATCATCGGAAGTTCGCCTTAAAAAGAATAA ATGTTCAAATTGTTTCAAATGTCCATGCTGCTTTCAAACATTATCCACGAGAGCTGGACATGCACCTTTGAGAGTAATACCTGTTGAAGGTGAAGATTCCAAAGATATTAAAACAACACCAAAGAAAGTTTATTATCTATCTTGTTCATTATGTCGGTGGACTTCCAGAGATGCTGGTATTCCAGATCAGTCTGTGG CTACTGGAGGTTGGCCTGAACAAGAAAATCCTCATATGAACCGGATTAATACTTTGATTGATTATCATAAAATATTGGCTTCTATAGAAAAACAACAAtctgaaaaaaagaaatttcgacCAAAGCATCCTTATATGCAAATT gCTATGTTCAGAATAACATCTGCTATGGTTCGTAAACGTATAGGACATCCTACAAAGCCTGCTACTGAATCAACTGACCAACCACCTCCAGCTGTTGCCAGTATAGAAGTAGAAGAGTTGCCAACAGATATTTTTACAAAACCAGTCGAAGTAACTAAGA TTACTACGTTGGAACAGCGATTGCAACAACCAGATGTACAAACAGAAAATGTAAATGAATTGCGTCCGCAGCATAGACAATTGCTAGTTAGAAGATCGCAACGATGTCGAGTTTGCGAACATAATCTTTGTAAACCGGATTTTTGTTCACATTCTGCAAAGTTTAAGATTCAACTTGCTGCATT TTATCACGTTCCGGAAGTGAGGATCGTTACTTGCGAACCTCTTCGTCCCGGTAAATCAAGTGAATTGCTCTTAAAATTTTGCAATCCAACTCAACATCAAACTCAGGTGGTACTATTATCTTTGGATACACCAATGACGCCTATTTTGACAGTTGTGGATGAAAAGGAGGAAGTTAAACAGGATAATACACAACAGGTAAAGGGCCAG GGATCTGAATCCCCAAATTTATTACCTTCTATTGTACGACAAGTGCCTGTAGCAGAGGAAACAAAACCTATCAAAATTACTGCAAATGCAGATTTAGTACTTCCTCACAGTCCTCTTATTTTGCCTCGTAGAGACGATGCTGCTGAATATGACGACACCGGCGATACGCACAATTTTCAAGATGACCCTAA gtTTGTGATTTGGCGAAAAGGTAATAAAGCTGTAATAAAATTACATGTAACTCCACATGAAAATATACAAGAGAGTGATGGTCAACCAATTATAATTGGCTTTGTTATGCAGTATAGATATGTGAATACTATTACTACATTGGAACATAAAGCGCCTCAAAAATTAGATCTCAAAGTTAAACTTTATCTTACTGTAGGCAATATTGTTGGAAGTGCTTAA
- the LOC126914581 gene encoding double-strand break repair protein MRE11, which produces MSSNKGHESKKNPNDTMKILIATDIHLGFEYNKKRGQETDDSITTFEEILQYGIKYNVDLILLGGDLFHDAKPSQTVMIKCMELLRKYCLGNREIKIQFLSDPQIVFRHCAYKVVNYEDPNINISMPVFSIHGNHDDPSFGAVGSMDLLSVSGLVNYFGKSTDLTKLTIAPIVIKKGETHVALYGLSYMNDQRLSRLLKDFKLDMLRPMELEDCFNIFVIHQNRSPWSEHGYVPQGKLPEFINLVIWGHEHECRITPEHIPETTYYVSQPGSSIATSLCEGEAKPKHIGILNVNKRDFKLQSIKLQTVRPFIFDNLIIQDQDIPIQNNEPRSASVYNFVDSYIENELIPKASIQLSGHPKQPILPLLRLRIFYSSEDEIFDQNKLVQKYCDEVANPMDMIVFRKRRVVSKNAKTNLTDFGDEFEEMAQILCYEDEKDWNKTVQGGIKKHFSLEENRDKLTVLTVNGLNEALNRFVDAGDIDAFKDIVNHQIKKTIAHLETCEVDTVESICNEIKNFRNNRIQEEKEETTEIRKFFDNAKGRTQKGFEINANKDINISDEDENRNTMPTTKGGRGRGHGRGRGKANTKASTISTTHLPAKKLGKKMDQNILENYMKSLDTTKKNKPTEIIIDDSD; this is translated from the exons atgtCATCGAATAAAGGCCACGAATCAAAAAAAAATccaaatgatacaatgaaaattTTAATTGCAACCGATATTCATCTAGGCTTTGAATATAACAAGAAAAGAG GGCAAGAAACAGATGATAGTATCACTACGTTTGAAGAAATTCTTCAGTATggaataaaatataacgtaGACTTAATACTTCTTGGTGGAGATTTATTTCATGATGCCAAGCCATCGCAGACTGTAATGATAAAATGTATGGAACTGTTAAGGAAATACTGTTTAGGAAATAG ggaaattaaaattcaattctTAAGTGATCCACAAATTGTATTTCGTCATTGTGcctataaagttgtgaactatgaagatccaaatataaatattagtatGCCAGTATTTTCTATTCATGGAAATCATGATGACCCAA GCTTTGGAGCTGTTGGATCAATGGATTTATTATCAGTATCTGGtttagtaaattattttgggAAATCGACAGACCTTACTAAACTAACCATTGCTCCTATAGTTATAAAAAAGGGTGAaactcatgttgcactgtatgGGTTAAGTTATATGAATGATCAAAGATTATCTCGACTACTAAAAGAttttaaa cTCGATATGTTACGTCCAATGGAGCTTGAAGATTGTTTCAATATATTTGTTATACATCAGAATCGCTCACCATGGAGTGAGCATGGATATGTTCCACAAGGTAAATTACCAGAGTTTATTAATCTTGTTATATGGGGTCATGAACATGAATGCCGTATTACTCCAGAACATATCCCTGAAACTACATACTATGTTTCACAACCAG GAAGTTCTATTGCTACCTCCCTATGTGAAGGTGAAGCAAAACCCAAACACATTGGTATTTTGAATGTGAATAAAAGGGATTTTAAATTACAAAGTATAAAACTGCAGACTGTTCGACCATTTATTTTTGACAATCTAATTATTCAAGATCAAGATATACCAATACAAAATAATGAGCCACGCTCTGCATCTGTATACAATTTTGTTGATAGTTACATAGAAAATGAACTCATACCCAAAGCCAGCATACAGCTGTCTGGTCATCCCAAACAACCTATTTTGCCTTTGTTGCGTCTAAGAATATTTTACAGTTCCGAGGACGAAATTTTCGATCAGAATAa ATTGGTACAAAAATATTGTGATGAGGTTGCTAATCCCATGGATATGATTGTATTTCGCAAAAGAAGAGTTGTTAGTAAAAACGCAAAGACAAATTTGACAGACTTTGGTGATGAATTCGAAGAAATGGCACAAATTCTCTGTTACGAG GATGAAAAAGATTGGAACAAAACTGTACAAGGAGGTATAAAGAAACATTTCAGTTTAGAAGAAAATAGAGATAAATTAACGGTATTAACCGTTAATGGTTTAAACGAAGCATTAAATCGATTCGTTGATGCAGGAGATATAGACGCTTTTAAAGATATTGTGAATCATCAAATAAAGAAAACTATTGCACATTTAGAAACTTGTGAGGTTGATACTGTTGAAAGTATttgtaatgaaattaagaattttAGAAATAACCGAAtacaggaagaaaaagaagaaaccacTGAG atACGAAAATTTTTTGATAATGCAAAAGGTAGGACACAGAAAGGTTTTGAAATTAATGCAAATAAAGATATTAATATCAGTGATGAAGATGAAAACAGAAATACAATGCCTACAACTAAAGGAGGTAGAGGACGCGGACATGGACGTGGACGTGGAAAAGCTAATACGAAAGCTAGTACAATTTCAACTACACATCTGCCTGCAAAGAAGCTAGGAAAGAAGATG GATCAAAATATTCtagaaaattatatgaaatCATTAGATACAACTAAGAAAAATAAACCTACAGAAATCATTATAGACGATTctgattga
- the LOC126914614 gene encoding 40S ribosomal protein S14a: MPPKRGKVQKEEVQVSLGPQLREGEVVFGVAHIFASFNDTFVHVTDLSGRETIARVTGGMKVKADRDEASPYAAMLAAQDVAEKCKSLGITALHIKLRATGGNKTKTPGPGAQSALRALARSSMKIGRIEDVTPIPSDSTRRKGGRRGRRL, translated from the exons aTGCCGCCAAAAAGAGGAAAGGTACAAAAGGAAGAGGTCCAAGTATCTCTTGGACCACAACTTCGTGAAGGTGAAGTTGTTTTTGGCGTTGCTCACATTTTTGCGAGCTTTAACGATACTTTCGTTCATGTAACCGATCTTTCTGGAAG GGAAACCATTGCGAGAGTTACTGGTGGAATGAAAGTTAAAGCAGATCGTGATGAGGCTTCTCCATATGCTGCTATGCTTGCTGCTCAg GATGTAGCAGAGAAATGCAAATCTCTTGGGATTACAGCACTTCACATTAAATTGAGAGCAACTGGAGGTAACAAAACAAAAACCCCTGGTCCAGGTGCACAATCTGCCTTGCGTGCACTTGCACGTTCTAGTATGAAAATTGGCAGAATCGAGGATGTCACGCCAATTCCATCTGACTCTACACGTAGAAAGGGTGGTCGTCGTGGAAGAAGGTTGTAA
- the LOC126914584 gene encoding dynactin subunit 4 isoform X2: protein MSYLNQPDYVRYVCNCGSLKPISKIYFCRHCSKIRCGYCVCQEVDSHYCPNCMENLPSSEVRLKKNKCSNCFKCPCCFQTLSTRAGHAPLRVIPVEGEDSKDIKTTPKKVYYLSCSLCRWTSRDAGIPDQSVATGGWPEQENPHMNRINTLIDYHKILASIEKQQSEKKKFRPKHPYMQIAMFRITSAMVRKRIGHPTKPATESTDQPPPAVASIEVEELPTDIFTKPVEVTKITTLEQRLQQPDVQTENVNELRPQHRQLLVRRSQRCRVCEHNLCKPDFCSHSAKFKIQLAAFYHVPEVRIVTCEPLRPGKSSELLLKFCNPTQHQTQVVLLSLDTPMTPILTVVDEKEEVKQDNTQQGSESPNLLPSIVRQVPVAEETKPIKITANADLVLPHSPLILPRRDDAAEYDDTGDTHNFQDDPKFVIWRKGNKAVIKLHVTPHENIQESDGQPIIIGFVMQYRYVNTITTLEHKAPQKLDLKVKLYLTVGNIVGSA, encoded by the exons ATGTCGTATTTAAATCAACCCGATTATGTGCGTTACGTATGTAACTGTGGCTCTCTAAAACCGATTTCAAAGATTTACTTTTGTAGACATTGCTCGAAGATTCGTTGCGGATATTGTGTCTGTCAAgag GTTGATTCACATTATTGTCCCAATTGTATGGAAAATTTGCCATCATCGGAAGTTCGCCTTAAAAAGAATAA ATGTTCAAATTGTTTCAAATGTCCATGCTGCTTTCAAACATTATCCACGAGAGCTGGACATGCACCTTTGAGAGTAATACCTGTTGAAGGTGAAGATTCCAAAGATATTAAAACAACACCAAAGAAAGTTTATTATCTATCTTGTTCATTATGTCGGTGGACTTCCAGAGATGCTGGTATTCCAGATCAGTCTGTGG CTACTGGAGGTTGGCCTGAACAAGAAAATCCTCATATGAACCGGATTAATACTTTGATTGATTATCATAAAATATTGGCTTCTATAGAAAAACAACAAtctgaaaaaaagaaatttcgacCAAAGCATCCTTATATGCAAATT gCTATGTTCAGAATAACATCTGCTATGGTTCGTAAACGTATAGGACATCCTACAAAGCCTGCTACTGAATCAACTGACCAACCACCTCCAGCTGTTGCCAGTATAGAAGTAGAAGAGTTGCCAACAGATATTTTTACAAAACCAGTCGAAGTAACTAAGA TTACTACGTTGGAACAGCGATTGCAACAACCAGATGTACAAACAGAAAATGTAAATGAATTGCGTCCGCAGCATAGACAATTGCTAGTTAGAAGATCGCAACGATGTCGAGTTTGCGAACATAATCTTTGTAAACCGGATTTTTGTTCACATTCTGCAAAGTTTAAGATTCAACTTGCTGCATT TTATCACGTTCCGGAAGTGAGGATCGTTACTTGCGAACCTCTTCGTCCCGGTAAATCAAGTGAATTGCTCTTAAAATTTTGCAATCCAACTCAACATCAAACTCAGGTGGTACTATTATCTTTGGATACACCAATGACGCCTATTTTGACAGTTGTGGATGAAAAGGAGGAAGTTAAACAGGATAATACACAACAG GGATCTGAATCCCCAAATTTATTACCTTCTATTGTACGACAAGTGCCTGTAGCAGAGGAAACAAAACCTATCAAAATTACTGCAAATGCAGATTTAGTACTTCCTCACAGTCCTCTTATTTTGCCTCGTAGAGACGATGCTGCTGAATATGACGACACCGGCGATACGCACAATTTTCAAGATGACCCTAA gtTTGTGATTTGGCGAAAAGGTAATAAAGCTGTAATAAAATTACATGTAACTCCACATGAAAATATACAAGAGAGTGATGGTCAACCAATTATAATTGGCTTTGTTATGCAGTATAGATATGTGAATACTATTACTACATTGGAACATAAAGCGCCTCAAAAATTAGATCTCAAAGTTAAACTTTATCTTACTGTAGGCAATATTGTTGGAAGTGCTTAA